CCTGGCTTCTGGAGCCGATTGACCACTCTGCGCACCCCCGGCTTCGGGGCTCTGGTGATCTCGCTCGACTTCGAGCTGCACTGGGGTGTACGCGACCACAAGACGGCGGACGGACCGTACCGCGCGAACCTGCTGGGCGCGCGCGAGGCGGTGCTCCGCATGCTGGAGCTGTTCGGCGAGCTCGGGGTGGCGGCCACCTGGGCCACCGTGGGCTTCCTCTTCGCGCGCAGCCGCGACGAGCTGGAGCGCTTCTCGCCTGCCCTGCGCCCCGGCTACCGCGACGCCGCGCTCGATCCCTACGGCGAGCCGCTGGGCCAGGGCGAGGCGGACGACCCGCTGCACTATGCGCCCAGCCTGGTGGACGCCATCCGCCGTGCGGACCGGCAGGAGCTGGCCAGCCACACCTTTTCGCACTACTACTGCCTGGAGCCGGGGCAGACGCGCGAGCAGTTCGCGGCCGACATGCGGAGCGCCGTGGAGATCGCGGCGCACCAGGGGGTGCGCATGCGCTCCATCATCTTTCCGCGCAACCAGCACAACCCTGCCTACTCCGGGGTGCTGCGCGACGCCGGGATCACCTGCTACCGCGGCAACCCGCCCGCGCGGATGTACCGGGCCACCCACTCCGCCGGGCTGCACCCCATAGCGCGCATGGCGGGGCTGGCCGACTCGTACCTGAACCTGGCGGGCACCGCCACGGCGCGGTGGGACGAGGTGGTGGAGCCGGACGGGCTCTGCAACGTGCCCGCGAGCCGCTTCCTGCGCCCCTACAATCCGCGCCGCCGCGCCCTGGAGCCGCTTCGGCTGCGGCGCATCGAGGGCGCGCTGCTGCACGCCGCCCGCGAAGGGGAGATCTTCCACCTCTGGTGGCACCCGCACAACTTCGGCACGTACCTGGAAGAGAACATGGCCATCCTGCGCCGGATCCTGGAGTGCTACCGGCGGTGCAGCGACTCGCACGGAATGCGCTCGCTCACCATGGAAGAGGTGGCGGAGCAGGCGCTGGCGTGCGGAGCCCCCGCGTGACCGCGTCGCGCAGGGTGGTGCTGCTGTGCGGCCCCGGCCCCTCCACCCACATCGTGCACCACGCGCTCACGCGCGAGCTGGGCCCCATCGACACCGTCATGGAAACGGTGCCCACGCGCTGGTTCCTGCTGCGGCGCCGCGTCAAGAAGCTGGGGCTCGCCACGGTGGCGGGGCAGCTCCCCTTCCAGGCGGCGGTGGTTCCCCTCCTGCGCCGCGCCAGCGCCGGGCGCATCGAGGCGATCAAGCGCGAGCACGGGCTGGACGACTCCCCCATCCAGGGCCCCATCACCCACGTCCCCTCCGTCAACACGGACGAGGCGCGCGAGGTGCTGCGGCGGCTGGACCCGGCGGTGGTAGTGGTCAACGGCACGCGCATCATCGCCCGCAAGACGCTGGACTGCGTGGCGGCGCCGTTCGTGAACATGCACGCCGGCATCACCCCCGCCTACCGCGGCGTGCACGGCGGCTACTGGGCGCTGGCGGAGGGGCGCCCCGAGCTGGCGGGCACAACGATCCACTTCGTGGACGAGGGGATCGACACCGGCGGCATCATCGCGCAGGGCCGCTTCAGCGTGACGCCGGAGGACTCCTTCGCCACGTACCCCTACCTGCACCTGGCCGCGGGTGTCCCGCTCCTGGTGCGCACCGTCCGCGGCATTCTGGACGGCAACCTCCAGCGCGACCCCATTCCGGAGGGGCTGGCCTCCCGCCTGCGCACGCACCCCACGCTCTGGGGGTACGCCGCGGCGCGCCTGCGCGGGGTGCGGTGAGCGTGCGGGTGCGCCCCGCCACGGCGGACGACGCCGGGGCGATGGTGGCGGTGATCCGCGAGGGCTTCGCGCCCGAGCTGCTCGACGCCATGATCTACGGGTGCGCGGGGATGGACCGCTTCATCCGCGACGAGCTGGAGCTTCCCGCTGACCTCTGCGACCGCACGTACACCGTGGCGGAGCGGGACGGGCGCGTGCTGGGGTGCGTGGAGCTGCGCCGCCTGCCGGGCACGCTCATCCTCAACTACATCGCGGTGGCCGCGGAGCTGCGCTCGTCGGGCGTCGCGCGACGGCTCCTGCTGGAGGCCATCGTGCAGGCGGGCGGCGAGCGCTACGGCACCCTGGCGCTGGACGTCTTCACCGACAACGACGTGGCGCGGGGCTGGTACCAGCGGCTGGGCCTCGCCGGGTCCGACCGCGCGGCGTGGTGGAGCGTGCCGATGCCGGACGCCGCCCCCGGTGCGCCGCACGCCGTCGTGAACGGCTTCCCACAGGCGCAGGCGTCGCAGCTCCGCTTCGGCTTCTCGCAGCTCGACGTCGCCACGCCGGACGGCAGCTACGCCGTGGGCCGCATGGGAGCGAAGTGGTTCCGCCTGTCGCAGGCGGCCGCCCTGCGCGACCCCGCACTGCTCGCCACGCTTCGGCTGCTGGACCCCGCGCGCGGGCTGCTCCTGATCCTTCCCGAAGGGCAGCTCCCCGCCGAGGCCGCCCCCGGCGCCGTCCGGCTGACGGAGAGCGTGCGGATGTCCATCGCCATCCCCGAGCTCCTCGGCCGGCTGCGGCAGGCCCGCTGATTCCCCGTACCCGTGATCCCGGTGATCGAAAAGCTCGCGCGTGAGCAGCGGTTCCTGCGCCCCGTGCTCCCCTACGGAACGGCGCGCGAGGCGCAGCAGGTGTTCCTGGAAGCGGCGCGGCTGGCCGAGGACGAGGTGGTCCTCCTTCCGGCGTTCATCGGCTGGTCGGCGCGCGAGGGGTCCGGGCTGTTCGATCCCATCCAGAACCTGGGGCTGGCGTACCGCTTCTACCCGGTCACGGCCGACCTGCGCGTGGACGTCGATGCCTTCGCGGAGCTGCTGCGCAGGGAGCGAGTCGGCGTCGTGATCCTGGTGCACTACTTCGGCTACGTCGATCCCGCCTACCCCGTGCTGGTTGAGCTGGCGCGCGAGCACGGCGCTCGGCTGGTGCTGGAAGACGAGGCGCACGCCATGCTCAGCGACTGGGTGGGCGCCATCTGTGGGCGCGAGGGCGACGCGTGCATCGTGTCGCTCCACAAGCTGTTTCCCGTGGCCACGGGCGGCGCGCTCGTCTTCAACTCACCACGGCACGAGATGCTGGGCCGCATCGGAGCGCCCGCCGCGCCCGGTGCCCTCGATTTCGACTTTGCCGGCATCGCGCGGCGGCGGGTGCGCAACGCGGCATTGGTCGAGGAGCTGCTCCCGGAGCTTGCGGACGAGGTGGTCCCGCTCTGGCCGGGGCTCCCCGACGGTGTGGTGCCGCAGACCTACCCCGTGGTGATCCGGCGCGCGTCGCGGAACGACCTCTACTTCCGCATGAACGAGGCGGGCTTCGGCGTCGTGAGCCTGTACCACACGCTGGTGAAGGAGCTGTCGGTGGACGACTTTCCCGCATCGCACCAGCTCGCGCGGCGGATCATGAACCTTCCCGTGCACCAGGATGCCGAGCCGCACCAGATCCGGGCGATGATGGAGGAGCTGGGCCGCCAGGTGAGGGCGCTCCCCCAGACGGACTGAATGGTCTCACACAGAGACACAGAGACACAGAGAGAGAACTTCAATCGATTTTCCTCTGTGTCTCTGTGTCTCTGTGTGAGCCATGCTGTTGCCGTTCTCCGCGGGTCGCCGCGCCTCCGCGTGAGACCTTTCTGGCAGGTGGTGTGAGGTGCGGCGCCGCGCTATCTTCCGCCGCTACTCTGCTGCCAGAGCAATCTTTCGCGGGGATCGGATGAGCGACAGCGGTTTCACGGTTCTGGACGCGGCGGTCGAGGAAGAACGGCGGGAGTGGCTCGGGATGTGGGAGGCGTGGCCGCTGCGCGAGGTGTTCGCGCATCCGGACTACGTGGCGCTCTACGCGGAAGAGGGCACCGGGCGCGCGCGCTGCGCCGTCCTGCGCTCCGGCGGCGCGTCCGTGCTCTACCCGTTCGTCCAGCGCGACCTGCGCGGCGAGAAGTTCTGGGATCCGTCCGTGGGGCCCGCGAGCGACCTGATCAGCCCCTACGGCTACGGCGGCGCCTACGCGTGGGGCGACGCGCCCGCGGACCTCGCGGCCAACTTCTGGGTGCGCTTCGACGAATGGGCACGCGGGGAAAAGGTGGTGTCCGAGTTCGTCCGCTTCTCGCTCTTCCGGGAGATCCTGCTCGACTATCCCGGCACCCGCGAGGAGCGGCAGGACAACGTCGTCCGCTCGCTGGATCTGGACGAGGAGCGGATGTGGATGGACTTCGAGCACAAGGTTCGCAAGAACGTCAAGCGGGCGCAGCGCAGCGGCGTAACCGTGGAGCTGGACCCGGACGGCGCGCGGCTCGGCGACTTCCTCCGCATCTACCAGTCGACGATGGACCGGCGGGAGGCCGATTCGCGCTACTACTTCCCGCGGAGCTACTTTGAGCGGCTCCAGCGCGGCCTGGCGGGGCAGTACATGTACTTCCACGCGCTGCTGGGCGGCGAGGTGGTCTCCACCGAGCTGGTGCTCGTGTCCGCGGAGAACGTGTACTCCTTTCTGGGCGGCACCGATCCGGAGGCGTTCGCCACGCGCCCCAACGACCTGCTCAAGCACGAGATCATCCGCTGGGCGGCGGGCGAGGGAAAGCGGCGCTTCGTGCTGGGGGGCGGCTATCAAAAGGATGATGGCATCTACCGGTACAAGCTGGCGTTCGCGCCCGGCGGGGCCACGCCGTACCACGTGGGATACCGCGTGCTGGACCCGGAGCTGTACGCCGCCCTGTCGCGCAACCGGCCGGGCGAGCCGGTGCCCGAAGCGTCCGCCGGCGGCTACTTTCCCGCGTACCGGGCCTAGCGTTTTCCGCCCAGGCGGCTCTTACAGGTCATGACCGAATGAACGAACCGCGAGAGCGTATCTATCTGTCGAGCCCCCACATGGGAGGCGCGGAGCAGGAGCTGGTCGCGGACGCGTTCGCGACCAACTGGATCGCGCCGCTCGGCCCGCACGTGGACGCATTCGAGCGCGAGTTCGCCGACATCGTGGGGAGCCCCCACGCCGCCGCGCTGAGCTCCGGCACCGCGGCCATCCACTTGGCGCTGATCCTGGCGGGGGTGGGCAGGGGCGACGAAGTGGTTGTGTCGTCGCTCACCTTCTCCGCGAGCGTGAACCCCATCCTGTACGTGGGCGCCACGCCGGTCTTCATCGATTGCGATCGCGCCTCGTGGAACATGGACCCCGCGCTCCTGGCGCAGGCGCTGCGCGACCGGGCACGCGCCGGGCGGCTGCCCAGGGCGGTGGTCGTGGTGCACCTGTACGGGCAGAGCGC
Above is a genomic segment from Longimicrobium sp. containing:
- a CDS encoding polysaccharide deacetylase family protein, whose product is MTTLRTPGFGALVISLDFELHWGVRDHKTADGPYRANLLGAREAVLRMLELFGELGVAATWATVGFLFARSRDELERFSPALRPGYRDAALDPYGEPLGQGEADDPLHYAPSLVDAIRRADRQELASHTFSHYYCLEPGQTREQFAADMRSAVEIAAHQGVRMRSIIFPRNQHNPAYSGVLRDAGITCYRGNPPARMYRATHSAGLHPIARMAGLADSYLNLAGTATARWDEVVEPDGLCNVPASRFLRPYNPRRRALEPLRLRRIEGALLHAAREGEIFHLWWHPHNFGTYLEENMAILRRILECYRRCSDSHGMRSLTMEEVAEQALACGAPA
- a CDS encoding formyl transferase, whose translation is MTASRRVVLLCGPGPSTHIVHHALTRELGPIDTVMETVPTRWFLLRRRVKKLGLATVAGQLPFQAAVVPLLRRASAGRIEAIKREHGLDDSPIQGPITHVPSVNTDEAREVLRRLDPAVVVVNGTRIIARKTLDCVAAPFVNMHAGITPAYRGVHGGYWALAEGRPELAGTTIHFVDEGIDTGGIIAQGRFSVTPEDSFATYPYLHLAAGVPLLVRTVRGILDGNLQRDPIPEGLASRLRTHPTLWGYAAARLRGVR
- a CDS encoding GNAT family N-acetyltransferase — protein: MSVRVRPATADDAGAMVAVIREGFAPELLDAMIYGCAGMDRFIRDELELPADLCDRTYTVAERDGRVLGCVELRRLPGTLILNYIAVAAELRSSGVARRLLLEAIVQAGGERYGTLALDVFTDNDVARGWYQRLGLAGSDRAAWWSVPMPDAAPGAPHAVVNGFPQAQASQLRFGFSQLDVATPDGSYAVGRMGAKWFRLSQAAALRDPALLATLRLLDPARGLLLILPEGQLPAEAAPGAVRLTESVRMSIAIPELLGRLRQAR
- a CDS encoding DegT/DnrJ/EryC1/StrS family aminotransferase — encoded protein: MIEKLAREQRFLRPVLPYGTAREAQQVFLEAARLAEDEVVLLPAFIGWSAREGSGLFDPIQNLGLAYRFYPVTADLRVDVDAFAELLRRERVGVVILVHYFGYVDPAYPVLVELAREHGARLVLEDEAHAMLSDWVGAICGREGDACIVSLHKLFPVATGGALVFNSPRHEMLGRIGAPAAPGALDFDFAGIARRRVRNAALVEELLPELADEVVPLWPGLPDGVVPQTYPVVIRRASRNDLYFRMNEAGFGVVSLYHTLVKELSVDDFPASHQLARRIMNLPVHQDAEPHQIRAMMEELGRQVRALPQTD
- a CDS encoding GNAT family N-acetyltransferase encodes the protein MSDSGFTVLDAAVEEERREWLGMWEAWPLREVFAHPDYVALYAEEGTGRARCAVLRSGGASVLYPFVQRDLRGEKFWDPSVGPASDLISPYGYGGAYAWGDAPADLAANFWVRFDEWARGEKVVSEFVRFSLFREILLDYPGTREERQDNVVRSLDLDEERMWMDFEHKVRKNVKRAQRSGVTVELDPDGARLGDFLRIYQSTMDRREADSRYYFPRSYFERLQRGLAGQYMYFHALLGGEVVSTELVLVSAENVYSFLGGTDPEAFATRPNDLLKHEIIRWAAGEGKRRFVLGGGYQKDDGIYRYKLAFAPGGATPYHVGYRVLDPELYAALSRNRPGEPVPEASAGGYFPAYRA